A stretch of the Mesorhizobium sp. Pch-S genome encodes the following:
- a CDS encoding Rrf2 family transcriptional regulator: protein MKLSEGVEAAIHSAAMLAGVEGGATMPASALAEAFGLSPSYLLKHLQALTAARILESVPGPSGGYRLARVPEKISLLDIVLAVEGPRPAFRCGEIRRNSPARIDASAYVQPCGINAAMLRAERAYRAALAAEKLSDIVTEFMADADSRVVHAACAFAAQHARPQKSASRS from the coding sequence ATGAAGCTGAGCGAAGGCGTAGAAGCGGCGATCCATTCCGCTGCCATGCTCGCCGGGGTCGAGGGCGGAGCAACCATGCCGGCCTCCGCGCTGGCTGAAGCTTTCGGTCTTTCACCCAGCTATCTGCTCAAGCATCTGCAGGCGTTGACGGCTGCCCGCATCCTCGAATCCGTACCTGGCCCGTCCGGCGGATATCGCCTGGCGCGTGTACCGGAGAAGATCTCGCTGCTCGACATCGTGCTGGCCGTCGAAGGTCCGCGCCCCGCATTCAGATGCGGCGAAATCCGCCGCAACAGTCCCGCGAGGATCGATGCCTCGGCTTATGTGCAGCCTTGCGGAATCAATGCCGCGATGCTGCGCGCCGAGCGTGCCTATCGAGCGGCACTCGCCGCGGAAAAACTCTCCGACATCGTCACCGAATTCATGGCTGATGCCGACTCACGTGTCGTCCACGCCGCCTGCGCCTTTGCCGCGCAGCATGCCCGGCCGCAAAAATCCGCCTCCCGATCATAA
- a CDS encoding carboxymuconolactone decarboxylase family protein — translation MQPRLDFFAEAPQLMKYVASLNRAVEESGIDKGLLHLVKLRASQINGCSYCVEMHSREAREDGESEQRLYLVAAWKESPLFSERERMAFKWVETVTRIADAGVPDELYQEGLKHFSKEELVKLTVAVSMINTWNRLCVTFHAIHPVPTAKAA, via the coding sequence ATGCAACCCAGGTTAGATTTCTTCGCCGAGGCTCCTCAGCTGATGAAATACGTCGCCAGCCTCAACAGGGCGGTGGAAGAAAGCGGGATCGACAAGGGTCTTCTGCATCTCGTCAAGCTGCGTGCCTCCCAGATCAACGGCTGTTCCTATTGCGTGGAGATGCACAGCCGAGAGGCCCGCGAGGACGGCGAGAGCGAGCAGCGTCTCTATCTTGTCGCAGCCTGGAAGGAATCGCCGCTGTTCAGCGAACGCGAGCGCATGGCGTTCAAATGGGTGGAGACGGTGACCAGGATTGCCGATGCCGGCGTGCCGGACGAACTCTACCAGGAGGGGCTCAAGCATTTCTCAAAGGAAGAACTGGTCAAACTGACAGTCGCGGTCTCCATGATCAACACCTGGAATCGGCTGTGCGTGACGTTCCACGCCATCCATCCGGTGCCGACTGCCAAGGCTGCCTGA
- a CDS encoding DoxX family protein — translation MLADFHKEILFVGRLLLGGAFIFAGLRNIQNRAFVAQLMSARGVPQAPAVLWLGIVVQVAAGILLIAGVCTAASATLLLLFLIAATPMFHNFWDYQPGPDRVAKINGVVGNVALAGAILALIANSLQA, via the coding sequence ATGCTTGCTGATTTTCATAAAGAGATTCTGTTTGTTGGCCGTTTGCTGCTGGGAGGAGCCTTCATTTTCGCGGGCTTGCGCAATATCCAGAACCGGGCATTCGTGGCGCAACTCATGAGCGCGCGCGGCGTGCCGCAGGCGCCGGCCGTTCTTTGGCTCGGTATTGTGGTGCAGGTTGCCGCCGGTATCCTGCTGATAGCGGGCGTCTGCACCGCGGCCTCAGCGACGCTGCTGTTGCTGTTCCTGATCGCGGCCACGCCCATGTTCCACAATTTCTGGGACTACCAGCCGGGGCCGGACCGCGTCGCAAAGATCAACGGCGTCGTCGGCAATGTCGCGCTGGCCGGCGCCATCCTGGCGCTGATCGCAAATTCGCTGCAGGCTTGA
- a CDS encoding DoxX family membrane protein — translation METLMLIGRCIFGAFFLIAGIRNIARFNERRSGATNYGWLLPAPVMAAGFAVQLIGGLLLILGFWVVPAALALIVFLALATALYHNLFLFQGQQRDPHVYFTLVNITLAGGLLMVIAGAC, via the coding sequence ATGGAAACCTTGATGCTGATCGGACGCTGCATCTTTGGCGCGTTCTTCCTGATCGCGGGCATCCGTAACATCGCCCGTTTCAACGAACGCAGGTCCGGCGCCACCAATTACGGGTGGCTGCTGCCGGCACCCGTAATGGCTGCCGGCTTTGCGGTTCAGCTGATCGGTGGCCTGCTGCTCATCCTGGGTTTCTGGGTCGTTCCGGCGGCGCTGGCGCTGATCGTCTTCCTGGCGCTGGCGACCGCGCTCTACCACAATCTGTTTCTGTTCCAGGGGCAGCAGCGCGACCCGCACGTCTATTTCACGCTGGTCAACATCACGCTGGCCGGTGGTCTCCTGATGGTCATTGCCGGCGCTTGCTGA
- a CDS encoding DUF4087 domain-containing protein, giving the protein MMRLTLLAASLAIASSLVAPASAAETKVPAAAQGTWAEAGRCGGNTVTFTAKTLQYKGQQAQAVFFTPKESPRGYGAIHYRQEGNVDNFEYADDKDQMLYNPEGFGMGKSVLYKRCASASASTASGDKSAAGQAENRCGWLVNPTPGNWWLVDKDAMWVFATQGNAEGAVAAGMDKLPDFDPTQYVNSNGNYGYGCACVKLITDPATRTVKSITGGKTLPLATCRKDKSLPAESKL; this is encoded by the coding sequence ATGATGCGCCTGACACTGCTCGCCGCCAGCCTGGCCATAGCCTCTTCCTTGGTGGCACCGGCTTCAGCCGCCGAAACGAAGGTTCCGGCTGCCGCACAAGGCACGTGGGCCGAGGCTGGCAGGTGCGGCGGCAACACGGTCACCTTCACCGCCAAAACGCTGCAATACAAAGGACAGCAAGCTCAGGCCGTCTTCTTCACACCGAAGGAAAGCCCGCGTGGCTACGGCGCCATCCACTACAGGCAGGAAGGCAACGTCGACAACTTCGAATATGCCGACGACAAGGACCAGATGCTCTACAATCCGGAAGGGTTCGGCATGGGCAAATCGGTGCTCTACAAGCGCTGCGCCAGCGCATCCGCGTCAACTGCTTCCGGCGACAAAAGCGCAGCCGGACAGGCGGAAAACCGTTGTGGCTGGTTGGTCAATCCGACACCCGGCAACTGGTGGCTGGTCGACAAGGACGCGATGTGGGTATTCGCAACGCAAGGCAATGCCGAAGGTGCCGTGGCCGCCGGCATGGATAAACTGCCGGATTTCGATCCGACCCAATACGTCAATTCCAATGGCAACTATGGCTATGGCTGCGCCTGTGTGAAGCTCATCACCGACCCGGCGACCAGGACGGTAAAGAGCATAACTGGCGGCAAGACCCTGCCGCTCGCAACCTGCAGGAAGGACAAGAGCCTGCCAGCCGAGAGCAAATTGTAG